From Chryseobacterium sp. IHB B 17019, one genomic window encodes:
- a CDS encoding DUF1896 domain-containing protein, which produces MNTKKEQLSYYALRLKELLNTSFPELSGNTDFINHRSQHAANAYEAAFRSGNRLEQCNAIAEYILCENLHFSRFDTVFKVVCGEFDSIMADEELRPFALKMFPVCEPVFREYPLTDEFADSPEFDVLYTELTGTIQIWIEENGLW; this is translated from the coding sequence ATGAATACAAAAAAAGAACAGCTGTCGTATTATGCGCTGAGACTAAAAGAATTACTTAACACTAGTTTTCCCGAGTTATCTGGTAATACCGACTTTATCAACCATAGGTCACAGCATGCCGCAAATGCCTATGAAGCTGCATTCAGATCGGGCAACCGATTGGAGCAATGCAACGCAATTGCTGAATATATTCTGTGTGAGAATCTACATTTTTCCAGATTCGACACTGTTTTTAAAGTGGTGTGTGGTGAATTTGATTCGATCATGGCGGATGAGGAACTTCGTCCTTTTGCGTTAAAAATGTTCCCTGTCTGTGAGCCTGTTTTCAGGGAATATCCTCTTACAGATGAATTTGCTGACAGCCCTGAGTTTGATGTGCTTTATACCGAATTGACGGGTACCATTCAAATCTGGATTGAAGAAAATGGGCTTTGGTAA
- a CDS encoding helicase-related protein yields MGFGKRQHLKANIDALRIAFTLGKEKRMASLEERKLLMQYSGFGGLKFVLNPIESEKDINSWRKTDHVFFPATIELHQLLKDNSAEEKQYRRYVDSMRSSVLTAFYTPPAIIDAISQSLKENGVIIKNFLEPSAGIGSFIQAFADTEDIKVTAYEKDLLTGEILKHIYPDHKVIITGFEEIPESEIATYDVVASNIPFGDNSVFDLSYSRGKDLARAQAARSLHNYFFMKGTDALRDGGILAFITSQGVLNSPANLAIREAMMKEHNLISAIRLPNNLFSDYAGTDVGSDLIVLQKNTLKKGLTYEEREFCRSIVSNYTGENGNALFLHAERVIYTDLIQSTNIYGKPTYLYHHSGGVERIATDLRAKLTKDVNKSLDIRLYNGERYSGPAKDILTLKKTVPDKPVAIVVQTESLSPTGGQNKISEEKQLSLFDLFEAAGEKITPLPNKRKQVKNNSVKKTQQAITQVPDLFTSALKYDFSAKNHVNASHKSSKSEGAKIVGDLFSGLNGTDKYQNINLDQIIAEPAIFSEALKSFHRDDCLVVDKGNVGYLKNFDSYRQQAMFHPLKLVPSQKARAEAYVSLRDCYINLYDKEAKRQVEHVQERESLNTLYDEFVKKFGHLNSADNIKLIKTDSAGKEIPYLERVVGGVVHKADIFSRPVSFSTAVVATDDPNEVLAASLNKYGYVDLEYMSEISRLSVDDLKEALAGRIYYNPLQQGYEIAEKWVSGNVVEKAEQVQLYLDRYPDDKNAEESLKVLEEATPRRIEFEELDFNLGERWIATDTYNRFASNLFDTDVRVQYSESSDDFTVKCDKKNVLITEKYAVKSESRTFDGISLLRNALVNTTPNITKKLTIDDKEVKVRDMEAIQMANTKIDEIRTAFTDWLHEQNEEFKKDLTDTYNDTFNCFVRPQYDGSHQEFPGLDKKALGINNLYSSQKDAVWMIKLNGGAICDHEVGAGKTLIMCTAAQEMKRLGLVHKPMIIGLKANVHEIAETYRTAYPFAKILYPGKEDFTPQKRQRIFGDIKNNDWDCVILTHDQFGMIPQSPQVQKEILDGELQSVTDNLDAARTQGTDVSRAMLKGLEIRKNNLEVRLKTLEHDIENRKDDVVDFKMMGVDHLLVDESHKFKNLIFNTRHDRVAGLGNMQGSQKAINLLFAIRTIQERTGKDLGATFLSGTTISNSLTELYLLFKYLRPKAMEKQGITCFDAWAAIYARKTTDYEFSVANNIVMKERFRYFIKVPELAQFYSEITDYRTAKDIGIDRPDKNEILYNIPPTPEQQAFIQKLTEFAKTGNARLLGRAPLSPTEEKAKMLIATDYARKMSLDMRLISPHYVDHPDNKSSHCAASIAKYYKKFSAQKGTQFVFSDLGTYKPGVWNIYAEIKRKLVEDHDIPAHEIRFIQEAKNDKQRKELIQWMNEGKIRVLFGSTDMLGTGVNAQKRAVAVHHLDTPWRPSDLAQRDGRAIRKGNEIAKFFSDNKVDVIIYAVEKSLDAFKFNLLYNKQLFIDQLKSNNLGKRTIDEGSMDESSGMSYSEYVAILSGNTDLLDKAKLEKQIAGLESERQSFNRSKFSSKYKLEDLTASLEGIRTKLDRMTLDCNNFQKRLQKSTDGKPLNPIKLVGLPENADINMIGAKLNSISDKVRTGGDYEEIGSLYGFTLLVKTEVSEKEGAHLKTNRFFAQGESNFKYTYNNGQIAADPKLAAMNFLSALQKISGLIDKEKENIEAIEKDIPVLTHIVNGIWPKENILAVLKSDLLAIDRKIQLSLTPESETGSDVQEQKQAPASDNSISLASVKGIHLPRGVL; encoded by the coding sequence ATGGGCTTTGGTAAGCGTCAACATCTAAAGGCGAACATTGATGCTCTGAGGATTGCTTTTACACTCGGAAAAGAAAAAAGAATGGCCTCGCTAGAAGAGCGAAAGCTCCTGATGCAATACAGCGGATTCGGGGGACTGAAGTTTGTGCTTAATCCCATCGAAAGCGAAAAAGACATCAACAGCTGGAGGAAAACTGATCATGTTTTTTTTCCAGCAACCATTGAACTCCATCAGCTTTTAAAAGATAATTCAGCTGAGGAAAAACAGTACCGTCGCTACGTGGACAGTATGCGTAGTTCTGTCCTAACTGCATTTTATACCCCGCCAGCGATAATCGACGCGATTTCACAGAGTTTAAAAGAAAACGGAGTCATTATTAAAAACTTTCTGGAACCATCCGCAGGCATTGGCTCGTTTATACAAGCCTTTGCAGATACCGAAGATATAAAAGTAACCGCCTATGAAAAGGATTTATTAACAGGCGAAATTTTAAAGCATATTTACCCTGATCATAAAGTGATCATAACAGGCTTTGAAGAAATTCCCGAAAGCGAGATCGCTACTTACGATGTTGTTGCCTCTAACATTCCTTTCGGTGATAATTCTGTATTCGATCTCTCGTATTCAAGGGGTAAAGATCTTGCGAGGGCACAGGCTGCAAGAAGTCTTCACAATTACTTTTTCATGAAAGGAACAGATGCACTTCGTGATGGCGGCATATTGGCTTTTATAACTTCCCAGGGAGTTCTCAACAGCCCTGCGAATCTTGCCATTCGCGAAGCGATGATGAAAGAGCATAACCTTATATCTGCAATTAGATTACCTAATAATCTTTTCAGCGATTATGCAGGAACCGATGTAGGCAGCGACCTGATCGTCCTCCAAAAGAACACCTTGAAAAAGGGCTTGACTTACGAAGAAAGGGAGTTCTGCCGGTCGATCGTTAGCAACTATACCGGCGAAAATGGCAACGCACTCTTCTTACATGCTGAGCGGGTAATCTACACCGACCTTATTCAGTCTACCAATATCTACGGAAAGCCTACGTATTTATATCATCATTCCGGTGGAGTGGAAAGAATTGCGACGGATCTACGAGCAAAGCTTACCAAAGATGTAAATAAAAGTCTTGATATCAGGCTATATAACGGTGAAAGGTATAGTGGCCCGGCTAAAGATATTCTTACCTTAAAAAAAACTGTTCCTGATAAACCCGTTGCCATTGTGGTACAAACAGAGTCTCTCTCGCCTACAGGAGGGCAGAATAAAATCAGCGAAGAAAAGCAGTTAAGCCTTTTTGATCTCTTTGAAGCGGCGGGAGAAAAGATTACGCCGCTTCCTAATAAAAGAAAACAGGTAAAAAACAATTCTGTCAAGAAAACGCAACAGGCTATAACGCAAGTGCCTGATCTTTTTACATCGGCATTGAAGTATGACTTTAGTGCGAAAAATCATGTTAATGCTAGCCATAAATCGAGTAAAAGTGAGGGCGCAAAAATTGTCGGAGACTTGTTCTCTGGACTGAATGGAACGGACAAATACCAAAACATTAATTTAGATCAGATTATTGCCGAGCCTGCAATATTTTCAGAAGCATTAAAGTCTTTCCATCGTGACGATTGTCTTGTGGTCGATAAGGGGAATGTAGGCTACCTTAAAAACTTTGATAGTTACCGTCAGCAGGCGATGTTTCATCCCCTGAAATTAGTGCCGTCGCAAAAAGCAAGGGCTGAAGCTTATGTTTCACTGCGTGACTGCTACATAAATCTTTATGATAAAGAAGCCAAGCGGCAAGTTGAACATGTGCAGGAAAGGGAAAGTTTAAATACATTATATGATGAGTTTGTCAAAAAGTTTGGACATCTCAACAGCGCCGATAATATTAAACTCATAAAAACCGACAGTGCTGGAAAGGAAATTCCCTATCTGGAAAGGGTAGTGGGTGGAGTAGTTCATAAAGCTGATATCTTCAGCCGTCCTGTCAGCTTCTCGACCGCCGTAGTGGCCACAGACGATCCCAATGAAGTCTTAGCGGCATCGCTTAATAAATACGGCTATGTTGATCTTGAATATATGTCAGAGATCAGCAGATTATCGGTGGATGATCTGAAAGAAGCTTTAGCAGGACGTATCTACTATAATCCATTGCAACAGGGATATGAGATCGCTGAGAAATGGGTCTCTGGAAACGTGGTTGAGAAAGCTGAGCAGGTCCAACTGTACCTCGACCGATATCCTGACGATAAAAACGCAGAAGAAAGCCTTAAGGTGCTTGAAGAAGCTACACCTCGGAGGATTGAATTTGAAGAGCTTGATTTTAATTTAGGCGAGCGTTGGATTGCAACAGATACTTATAACCGTTTCGCCTCCAATTTATTTGATACAGATGTTCGGGTGCAATATTCGGAAAGCAGCGACGATTTTACAGTGAAGTGTGATAAGAAGAACGTCCTCATTACTGAAAAATATGCGGTTAAGTCTGAAAGCAGAACGTTCGATGGCATTTCCCTGCTCAGAAATGCACTGGTAAATACGACGCCAAACATCACCAAAAAGCTAACGATAGATGATAAGGAAGTTAAAGTTCGTGATATGGAAGCCATTCAAATGGCAAACACCAAAATTGATGAGATACGGACTGCTTTTACCGATTGGCTGCATGAACAGAATGAAGAATTTAAGAAAGACCTGACCGATACTTACAACGATACTTTTAACTGCTTTGTAAGGCCGCAATATGATGGGAGTCATCAGGAATTCCCTGGGCTAGATAAGAAAGCATTAGGTATAAATAATCTTTATTCCAGCCAGAAAGATGCGGTATGGATGATCAAACTCAATGGGGGGGCCATATGTGATCATGAAGTAGGTGCTGGAAAGACCCTGATTATGTGTACGGCTGCTCAGGAAATGAAGCGGCTTGGACTGGTACACAAGCCCATGATCATAGGGTTAAAAGCAAATGTACATGAAATCGCAGAAACCTACCGCACCGCCTATCCTTTTGCAAAAATTTTATATCCCGGCAAAGAAGATTTCACGCCTCAAAAGCGTCAACGGATTTTTGGTGACATTAAAAACAATGATTGGGATTGTGTTATCCTTACCCATGATCAATTCGGCATGATCCCACAGTCCCCCCAAGTGCAAAAGGAAATACTGGACGGCGAACTGCAAAGTGTTACTGATAATCTTGATGCTGCAAGAACTCAGGGTACGGACGTTTCAAGAGCGATGCTAAAGGGCTTGGAGATCAGAAAAAACAATCTTGAAGTCAGGCTCAAGACACTGGAACACGATATTGAAAACCGCAAGGATGATGTCGTCGATTTTAAAATGATGGGCGTCGATCACCTTCTGGTAGATGAGAGCCATAAGTTTAAAAACCTGATTTTCAACACCCGGCACGACAGAGTAGCTGGGCTCGGTAATATGCAGGGCAGCCAAAAGGCAATCAACCTTCTTTTTGCGATCCGGACGATACAGGAACGAACCGGAAAAGATTTAGGGGCAACATTTCTGTCGGGTACAACGATCAGCAACTCTTTGACAGAACTTTATCTGCTGTTCAAATACCTGCGCCCCAAAGCAATGGAAAAACAAGGTATTACTTGCTTCGACGCCTGGGCAGCCATTTACGCAAGAAAAACAACCGATTACGAATTTTCGGTCGCGAATAACATTGTCATGAAAGAGCGTTTTCGTTATTTTATCAAAGTTCCGGAACTTGCACAGTTCTACTCTGAGATCACAGATTACAGGACTGCCAAAGATATCGGAATTGACCGGCCGGATAAAAATGAAATTCTCTACAACATTCCCCCAACACCCGAGCAGCAGGCCTTTATTCAAAAACTGACCGAATTTGCAAAAACCGGCAATGCCAGGCTATTGGGTAGGGCTCCATTGTCGCCAACGGAAGAAAAAGCCAAGATGCTGATTGCTACCGATTATGCAAGGAAGATGTCGCTGGATATGAGGCTGATCAGTCCTCATTATGTAGACCATCCTGATAACAAGAGTTCACATTGCGCGGCCAGCATAGCCAAATACTATAAAAAATTCAGCGCGCAAAAGGGTACGCAGTTCGTTTTTTCTGACCTCGGTACTTACAAGCCAGGAGTTTGGAACATCTATGCAGAGATCAAAAGAAAGCTGGTGGAAGATCATGATATTCCGGCCCATGAAATCCGTTTTATTCAGGAAGCGAAGAATGACAAACAGCGCAAAGAACTGATTCAGTGGATGAATGAGGGCAAGATCCGCGTGCTTTTCGGATCAACAGATATGCTGGGGACGGGAGTCAATGCGCAAAAAAGAGCCGTCGCCGTCCATCACTTGGATACTCCCTGGAGACCCAGCGATCTTGCACAGCGAGACGGTAGAGCTATACGAAAAGGAAACGAGATCGCTAAATTTTTCTCGGACAACAAGGTTGATGTAATTATTTACGCTGTTGAAAAGTCTCTCGACGCCTTTAAATTCAATCTGTTGTATAATAAGCAATTGTTTATTGATCAGCTGAAAAGCAATAATCTTGGCAAGCGGACGATTGATGAAGGTAGTATGGATGAGTCGTCCGGTATGAGCTATTCAGAATATGTAGCGATTCTCTCCGGAAATACGGATCTGCTGGATAAGGCCAAGCTTGAAAAACAGATTGCAGGGTTGGAAAGTGAACGGCAGTCGTTCAACCGCTCCAAATTTTCGTCTAAGTATAAGCTCGAGGATCTTACCGCTTCACTGGAAGGTATCCGGACCAAATTAGACCGCATGACGCTCGACTGCAACAATTTTCAGAAAAGGCTTCAAAAAAGTACGGATGGGAAACCCTTAAATCCTATAAAACTGGTAGGTCTGCCTGAGAACGCCGATATCAATATGATTGGAGCGAAATTAAATAGTATTTCCGACAAAGTAAGAACTGGAGGCGACTACGAGGAGATAGGAAGCTTGTATGGTTTTACCTTGCTGGTGAAGACTGAGGTTTCAGAGAAAGAGGGTGCGCATTTAAAGACCAACCGTTTTTTTGCGCAGGGAGAAAGCAATTTCAAGTATACCTACAATAACGGGCAGATTGCTGCTGATCCTAAATTGGCTGCGATGAACTTTCTAAGCGCGTTACAGAAAATATCGGGGCTTATTGATAAGGAAAAAGAAAATATTGAGGCGATAGAAAAAGATATTCCTGTACTTACACATATTGTTAATGGTATATGGCCAAAGGAAAATATATTAGCAGTGCTGAAATCGGATCTTTTAGCTATAGACCGAAAGATACAGTTATCCTTAACGCCTGAATCAGAAACAGGATCGGATGTGCAGGAGCAAAAGCAGGCCCCCGCATCTGATAACTCTATATCATTGGCCTCGGTTAAAGGCATTCATTTGCCCAGAGGTGTTCTTTAA
- a CDS encoding response regulator: MKKKVVLIQDNEEILEIMDQVLEEEGFDVTPSLTTEPVENIEEIDPDVVVIDDHIKGEKRGSKVIKELKSDPQTQDIGAILTSTANDLPQTAKESQADDYLQKPFDIDDMIEVVKKNS, from the coding sequence ATGAAAAAAAAGGTTGTCCTGATTCAGGATAATGAAGAAATCCTGGAAATAATGGACCAGGTTTTGGAAGAGGAAGGCTTTGATGTCACTCCATCACTAACTACCGAACCTGTAGAAAATATTGAGGAAATCGATCCTGACGTAGTTGTTATAGATGATCACATCAAGGGTGAAAAGAGAGGATCCAAAGTGATCAAAGAATTGAAATCCGATCCTCAAACGCAGGACATCGGTGCTATCCTCACGTCAACAGCAAACGACCTGCCTCAAACGGCAAAAGAAAGCCAGGCAGATGACTACCTCCAAAAGCCTTTTGATATCGATGATATGATAGAGGTCGTCAAAAAAAATTCGTAA
- a CDS encoding TetR/AcrR family transcriptional regulator has product MTRKITSGPIRDKDRTKLKLLTAVGLILKKKGFSGISVTNIANKAEVNRKLIYAYFGSLEKLVQDYLNSRDYWSMSPEKIDGIIEESKKDFGKQTAYLLLENQFEALMSNEEMRKIILWGLSENLTPLKQLNTERERFGEQFFSKLTDDHFKESEKNFRAITGILVGGVYYLTLQAKMSGETMCGIDITTERGSSEIKKTLRQIIDWAYA; this is encoded by the coding sequence ATGACAAGAAAAATCACAAGCGGACCTATTAGGGATAAAGACCGTACCAAACTGAAACTGTTGACTGCTGTTGGTCTGATCTTAAAAAAGAAGGGCTTTAGTGGCATCAGTGTAACTAACATAGCCAATAAAGCGGAAGTAAACAGAAAGCTGATTTATGCCTATTTTGGCAGCTTAGAAAAGCTTGTGCAGGACTATCTGAACAGCAGGGACTATTGGAGTATGAGCCCAGAAAAGATTGATGGTATCATAGAAGAGAGTAAAAAAGATTTTGGAAAGCAAACAGCGTATTTGCTTCTGGAGAACCAATTTGAGGCTTTGATGAGTAACGAAGAAATGCGTAAGATTATTCTCTGGGGATTAAGTGAAAACTTAACACCGCTTAAGCAGCTTAATACAGAACGAGAACGATTTGGTGAGCAATTTTTTTCAAAATTAACAGATGATCATTTTAAAGAAAGCGAAAAAAACTTTAGGGCTATAACGGGAATCCTCGTAGGAGGTGTCTATTATCTAACCTTACAAGCTAAGATGAGCGGCGAGACGATGTGCGGCATCGATATAACCACAGAGAGAGGCAGTTCAGAAATAAAGAAGACCCTTAGGCAAATCATAGATTGGGCGTATGCGTAA
- the mobC gene encoding conjugal transfer protein MobC: protein MQGEDDLRGLAKIMAFMRAVSIILILMHFYWYCYGFFLEQGWTLEIINKILQNFQKTASLFSHTLYTKIFALVLLSLSCLGTRGAKNEKITWRKIHTAWAVGFVLFFFNIPLLKLPVEIAAFFYGLTLMGGYILLLMAGVWMSRLLKDNLMDDVFNMENESFMQETRLIQNEYSVNLPTKFYYNKKWNNGWINIVNPFRATIVLGTPGSGKSYAIVNNYIKQQIEKGFSMYIYDFKFDDLSTIAYNHLLKHTDKYSVKPKFYVINFDDPRHSHRCNPINPDFMTDISDAYESAYTIMLNLNRSWIQKQGDFFVESPIILLAAIIWFLKIYDNGKYCTFPHAIELLNKKYSEVFTILTSYADLENYLSPFMDAWQGGAQDQLQGQIASAKIPLSRMISPQLYWVMTGDDFTLDINNPKEPKILCVGNNPDRQNIYSAALGLYNSRIVKLINKKGQLKSSVIIDELPTIYFRGLDNLIATARSNKVAVCLGFQDFSQLIRDYGDKEAKVIQNTVGNIFSGQVVGETAKSLSERFGKVLQKRQSLSINRNDKSTSISTQLDSLIPASKISTLTQGVFVGAISDNFDERIEQKIFHAEIVVDSGKVAAESKIYKKIPQIAKFLDAQGQDNMKQEIEDNYRQIKSDIMTIITDELERIKNDPDLQHLVIT, encoded by the coding sequence ATGCAGGGAGAAGATGACTTAAGAGGTCTTGCTAAAATCATGGCTTTTATGCGTGCAGTAAGTATCATTTTAATACTCATGCACTTTTATTGGTACTGTTACGGATTCTTTCTTGAACAGGGATGGACGCTTGAAATTATCAATAAGATACTTCAAAATTTCCAAAAGACGGCGAGTTTATTTTCGCATACACTCTACACCAAAATATTTGCTTTAGTGCTTTTGTCATTGAGTTGCCTGGGAACTAGAGGAGCTAAAAATGAAAAAATCACATGGAGGAAAATCCATACTGCATGGGCAGTAGGATTTGTATTGTTCTTCTTCAACATTCCTCTCCTAAAACTTCCCGTTGAGATCGCAGCGTTCTTTTATGGCTTAACGCTTATGGGTGGATATATTTTACTACTGATGGCCGGAGTTTGGATGAGTCGACTGCTGAAAGACAATTTGATGGATGATGTCTTCAATATGGAAAATGAAAGCTTCATGCAGGAAACCAGGTTGATCCAAAATGAATATTCAGTCAATTTACCTACAAAATTCTATTACAATAAGAAATGGAACAACGGGTGGATTAATATAGTGAACCCCTTTCGCGCCACAATTGTCCTCGGTACGCCAGGCTCCGGCAAATCCTATGCAATTGTCAATAATTACATCAAACAGCAGATCGAAAAAGGCTTTTCGATGTATATCTACGATTTCAAGTTCGATGACCTTTCGACCATTGCGTACAATCATCTTTTAAAGCACACCGACAAATACTCAGTCAAACCGAAATTCTATGTCATCAATTTTGATGATCCAAGACACAGCCACCGTTGCAATCCTATTAATCCGGATTTCATGACAGACATTTCGGATGCGTACGAGTCAGCTTATACCATCATGCTAAATCTGAACAGAAGCTGGATTCAAAAACAGGGGGATTTTTTTGTCGAGTCTCCAATCATTTTGCTTGCAGCCATTATCTGGTTTCTAAAAATCTACGATAATGGCAAATACTGCACCTTTCCCCATGCCATAGAATTGCTCAATAAAAAATATTCCGAGGTCTTCACGATCCTTACCTCCTATGCCGACCTGGAAAATTATCTATCTCCTTTCATGGATGCATGGCAGGGAGGTGCCCAAGATCAATTGCAGGGTCAGATAGCATCTGCGAAAATCCCCCTGTCGAGAATGATTTCTCCCCAACTCTATTGGGTGATGACAGGCGACGATTTTACTTTAGACATCAATAATCCTAAAGAGCCTAAAATTCTTTGCGTAGGCAATAATCCCGACCGTCAGAATATCTATTCCGCCGCACTAGGTCTCTACAATTCAAGAATTGTAAAACTCATAAACAAGAAAGGGCAATTGAAAAGCTCAGTAATCATCGACGAACTACCGACGATTTATTTTCGTGGATTGGACAATCTTATTGCAACAGCAAGAAGTAATAAGGTAGCCGTTTGTTTAGGATTTCAAGATTTTTCACAATTAATACGGGATTATGGCGATAAAGAGGCTAAGGTAATACAGAATACGGTCGGGAATATATTTAGTGGCCAGGTTGTTGGTGAAACAGCAAAAAGCCTATCGGAACGTTTTGGTAAGGTACTCCAAAAGCGACAAAGTCTGAGCATTAACAGAAATGATAAATCCACCTCCATTTCCACGCAGCTAGATAGTTTGATCCCTGCTTCTAAGATTTCAACATTGACGCAGGGCGTATTTGTGGGTGCGATATCAGACAATTTCGATGAACGGATCGAACAAAAGATTTTTCATGCAGAAATTGTGGTGGATAGTGGAAAAGTAGCCGCAGAAAGCAAGATTTACAAGAAGATCCCGCAGATTGCAAAATTCTTAGATGCACAGGGACAAGATAACATGAAACAGGAAATCGAAGATAATTACCGTCAAATCAAAAGCGATATCATGACAATCATCACAGATGAGCTCGAAAGGATCAAGAACGATCCGGATCTTCAGCACCTTGTGATCACTTAA
- the mobB gene encoding conjugal transfer protein MobB, with amino-acid sequence MIAKIGKGENLIGALSYNLLKVEKDNGQVLHTHNMVETLNGCYSAPELLRSFEPYLIANNKTEKPVLHISLNPHPRDEVNDDTFQAIAQDYMEQMGYGNQPFVVFKHTDIDRTHIHIVSICVAIDGKKISDRYDHLRSMKVSRELESKYQLIPVEEKTLAVDKKIFDPVNYQKGDIKSQIASVVRHLPKYYKYQSLGEYNALLSLFNITAEEVKGEIHGILKQGLVYFALNENGEKVSNPFKASLFGKDAGYLGLLLHLTASTQSLKNNPLKASLKKAIEIALHITGDPTSFKTLLLDQGINTVVRRNAESRIYGITFIDHNSKTVWNGSRLGKEFSANKFNDLWNNNHGPEIKMRPDESSKGLATSADRSHEAAPHNLFDFLNKEPVQYTTEDPGLIEALGGLLPGANGDNVDELLFENQIKRKRKQNSKK; translated from the coding sequence ATGATTGCAAAAATTGGAAAAGGCGAAAATTTGATCGGTGCGCTTAGCTACAATCTATTAAAAGTTGAGAAAGACAACGGGCAAGTCCTTCACACACATAATATGGTGGAAACTTTAAATGGCTGTTATTCTGCCCCTGAATTGTTGCGTTCTTTTGAGCCCTATCTCATTGCAAATAATAAAACTGAGAAACCAGTTCTGCATATTTCGCTCAATCCGCATCCGAGAGATGAGGTGAACGATGATACATTTCAGGCTATTGCACAGGACTATATGGAGCAGATGGGATACGGAAACCAGCCATTTGTAGTTTTTAAACATACTGATATTGACCGTACTCACATCCATATAGTATCCATATGTGTTGCAATCGATGGAAAAAAAATTTCCGATAGATATGACCATCTGCGTTCAATGAAAGTATCTAGGGAACTTGAAAGCAAATATCAGCTGATACCGGTAGAGGAAAAAACGCTTGCAGTTGATAAGAAAATTTTTGACCCGGTTAATTATCAAAAAGGCGATATAAAAAGTCAGATCGCATCGGTCGTGCGACACCTGCCGAAATATTACAAGTACCAAAGTCTAGGCGAATATAATGCTCTCCTTTCCCTTTTCAATATAACCGCTGAAGAAGTAAAAGGTGAGATCCATGGCATACTCAAACAGGGTCTGGTGTACTTTGCCCTAAATGAAAATGGTGAGAAGGTAAGTAATCCTTTTAAAGCATCGCTTTTTGGCAAAGATGCCGGATATCTGGGATTACTACTGCATCTTACCGCGTCTACGCAATCCTTAAAAAATAACCCTTTGAAAGCTTCTCTTAAAAAAGCCATAGAAATTGCATTACATATTACAGGCGATCCAACAAGTTTTAAAACGCTTTTGCTTGACCAAGGTATCAATACCGTGGTTCGAAGAAATGCCGAAAGCCGCATTTATGGAATAACATTTATCGACCATAACTCGAAGACAGTATGGAATGGTTCACGCCTCGGGAAAGAATTTTCCGCAAATAAATTCAACGATTTGTGGAACAATAATCATGGACCTGAAATTAAGATGAGACCAGATGAAAGTTCTAAAGGCTTAGCCACATCCGCAGACCGATCACACGAGGCAGCCCCACATAATCTTTTTGATTTTTTAAATAAAGAACCAGTTCAATACACAACTGAAGATCCTGGTCTAATTGAAGCTTTAGGAGGTTTATTGCCGGGAGCAAATGGAGATAATGTGGACGAACTATTATTCGAAAATCAAATAAAGAGAAAAAGGAAACAAAACTCAAAAAAATAA
- the mobA gene encoding conjugal transfer protein MobA — protein sequence MDQNNKKPQHKGGRHPKDNPSIHRHVFRLTAEENSRLLSLFEASGMNNKAKFIVSVLFGKEIKTVKLDQATTDYYMRLTTLYGQFRAVGINYNQIVKILYRNFSEKKAAAYLYKLEKQTAELAKLCQQIIELTKDFEQKHLKN from the coding sequence ATGGATCAGAATAATAAAAAACCACAGCATAAAGGCGGACGTCATCCAAAAGACAACCCAAGTATACACCGCCATGTTTTTCGGCTTACAGCCGAAGAGAATAGCAGATTGTTATCACTTTTTGAAGCATCAGGAATGAACAATAAAGCAAAATTTATCGTTTCGGTACTGTTTGGGAAGGAAATAAAAACTGTAAAACTTGATCAAGCGACAACGGATTACTATATGCGTCTCACCACTTTATACGGACAGTTCAGAGCAGTAGGAATCAACTATAATCAGATTGTGAAAATTCTATACCGCAATTTTTCTGAAAAAAAAGCAGCTGCTTACCTCTACAAACTGGAAAAACAAACCGCTGAATTGGCAAAATTATGCCAGCAGATTATTGAACTAACGAAGGATTTTGAACAGAAGCACCTTAAAAACTAG